A portion of the Petrotoga mexicana DSM 14811 genome contains these proteins:
- a CDS encoding [Fe-Fe] hydrogenase large subunit C-terminal domain-containing protein, whose product MPKVYINDHEFEASEKDTVLTAVQKFGGYIPTLCYMNLKDINIENKPSSCRVCMVEIEGRRTLAPACTTPVFEGMKVKTHSRMAVEARRTAVQLLLSDHPQDCLKCPKNGDCELQKIASELNIVNNPYLGKTSNYDLDISAAIIRDPNKCIMCRRCETMCNEFQTVGVLSAIDRGFGAVVKPSFDMPLEETTCTFCGQCVAVCPTGALVERSYIDEVWKELENEEKHVVVQTAPAVRVALAEEFGYEPGTISTGKLVGALKLMGFDKVFDTNFGADLTIMEEATEFKERLENGGFLPMLTSCCPGWVKFIEHQFPDGSLSNMVDRID is encoded by the coding sequence ATGCCAAAAGTATATATAAATGACCATGAATTTGAAGCTTCCGAAAAAGATACCGTTTTAACGGCTGTTCAAAAATTTGGGGGTTATATACCAACACTTTGTTATATGAACTTAAAGGATATTAATATCGAAAATAAGCCTTCTTCATGTAGAGTATGTATGGTTGAAATAGAAGGTAGAAGAACTTTAGCCCCAGCTTGTACAACGCCCGTATTTGAAGGAATGAAAGTAAAAACACATTCCAGGATGGCAGTAGAAGCTCGAAGAACCGCTGTTCAGTTATTGTTATCCGATCATCCACAAGATTGTTTAAAATGTCCAAAAAATGGTGATTGCGAACTACAAAAAATCGCCTCTGAACTAAACATTGTGAACAATCCTTATTTGGGTAAAACATCCAATTACGACCTTGATATATCTGCTGCAATAATCAGGGATCCGAACAAATGTATTATGTGCAGAAGATGCGAAACCATGTGTAACGAATTTCAAACCGTTGGGGTTCTTTCAGCGATAGATAGAGGTTTTGGTGCTGTCGTTAAGCCTTCTTTTGATATGCCTTTAGAAGAAACAACCTGTACGTTCTGTGGTCAATGCGTGGCAGTCTGTCCTACAGGGGCTCTAGTTGAAAGATCTTACATAGACGAAGTATGGAAAGAATTGGAAAATGAAGAGAAGCACGTTGTAGTTCAAACCGCTCCTGCGGTGAGGGTCGCTTTAGCGGAAGAATTTGGTTACGAGCCTGGAACTATCTCTACCGGGAAGTTGGTTGGTGCATTAAAATTAATGGGTTTTGATAAGGTCTTTGATACCAATTTTGGAGCAGATTTAACCATAATGGAGGAAGCTACAGAGTTCAAAGAAAGGTTAGAAAATGGTGGTTTTTTACCCATGTTAACTTCTTGTTGTCCAGGGTGGGTCAAATTTATTGAACATCAATTCCCTGACGGCTCCTTGTCAAATATGGTTGATAGAATAGACTGA
- a CDS encoding NADH-ubiquinone oxidoreductase-F iron-sulfur binding region domain-containing protein, producing the protein MPEQVRIVLRNAGNIDPENIEDYLKNNGYLALAKALNSKREEVVQTVLDSNLRGRGGGGFPTGLKWKFAMQAKGDEKYVICNADEGDPGAFMDRSVLEGDPHSVLEGMAIAGYAIGAQKGIIYIRAEYPLAVARLKVAISQAKNYGLLGENILGSNFSFDIEIRLGAGAFVCGEETALIHSIEGLRGEPTNKPPFPANSGLWKKPTVINNVETLANIAPIILNGADWFKQYGTENSPGTKVFALAGDVKKVGLVEVPMGTTLREIIFDIGGGIKGDKKFKAVQTGGPSGGCIPEEYLDTPIDYDSLQTLGSMMGSGGMIVMDEDTCMVDVAKFYLQFTVDESCGKCTTCRVGNVRLLEILEKITSGNAQLEDLDHMLTLANVVKNGSLCGLGQTAPNPILSTYRYFADEYKEHILDRNCRAGVCKNLIRYEIIPENCTGCTACARVCPTEAIQGELRKPHTIDQEKCIKCGSCYSTCRFNAIRIV; encoded by the coding sequence ATGCCTGAACAAGTGAGAATCGTTTTAAGAAACGCTGGAAATATTGATCCTGAAAACATTGAAGATTATTTAAAAAATAACGGTTATTTAGCCCTAGCAAAAGCGCTTAACTCAAAAAGAGAAGAGGTAGTTCAAACAGTTTTAGATTCAAATTTGAGAGGTAGAGGTGGTGGTGGGTTTCCAACCGGTTTGAAATGGAAATTCGCTATGCAAGCTAAAGGAGACGAAAAATACGTAATATGTAATGCAGATGAAGGTGATCCTGGCGCATTTATGGATAGATCAGTATTAGAGGGTGATCCCCACTCTGTGTTAGAAGGTATGGCTATAGCTGGGTACGCAATTGGTGCTCAAAAAGGGATTATTTACATAAGAGCAGAGTATCCTTTGGCTGTTGCTAGGTTAAAAGTTGCTATTTCACAAGCTAAAAATTATGGATTGCTGGGAGAAAATATTTTAGGGAGTAATTTTTCTTTTGATATAGAGATCAGACTGGGAGCCGGGGCTTTTGTCTGTGGTGAAGAGACCGCTTTGATCCATTCGATAGAAGGTCTTCGTGGGGAGCCAACCAACAAACCGCCTTTTCCTGCCAATAGTGGCCTATGGAAAAAGCCGACCGTGATAAACAACGTTGAAACACTTGCAAATATAGCACCTATAATACTCAATGGAGCCGATTGGTTCAAACAATACGGAACAGAAAATTCTCCAGGAACAAAAGTGTTTGCACTTGCTGGAGACGTTAAAAAGGTTGGTCTCGTTGAGGTTCCAATGGGGACAACTTTAAGAGAGATAATCTTTGATATAGGTGGAGGGATCAAGGGGGATAAAAAGTTCAAAGCTGTTCAAACGGGAGGTCCTTCGGGAGGGTGCATTCCCGAAGAATACCTCGATACCCCTATAGACTACGACAGCCTTCAAACACTAGGCTCGATGATGGGTTCTGGTGGAATGATTGTAATGGATGAAGATACTTGTATGGTAGATGTTGCAAAATTCTATCTTCAATTTACAGTTGATGAATCCTGTGGTAAGTGTACTACATGCCGTGTGGGAAACGTAAGACTTTTAGAAATTTTGGAAAAAATAACTTCTGGGAATGCCCAATTGGAAGATCTCGATCATATGTTAACTTTGGCTAATGTCGTAAAAAATGGCTCCTTATGTGGTTTAGGACAAACTGCCCCAAATCCGATCCTCTCTACTTATAGGTATTTTGCGGATGAATATAAAGAACATATATTGGATAGAAACTGTCGAGCTGGTGTATGTAAGAATTTAATTAGGTACGAAATAATTCCAGAAAATTGTACAGGTTGTACGGCCTGTGCAAGGGTATGTCCTACTGAAGCGATACAAGGTGAATTAAGAAAACCTCATACAATAGATCAAGAAAAGTGTATAAAATGTGGGTCTTGTTACTCAACATGCAGGTTTAACGCTATAAGAATAGTATAA
- a CDS encoding (2Fe-2S) ferredoxin domain-containing protein yields the protein MPKLNSLEQLESLINELKEKENKNKIVLKVALGTCGISAGADETYEELLKEVEEEKLENIEVIKTGCLGYCYAEPTVEVNEPGKEPVLYGNVTKSKVKDLVKTHLVEGKIAEELLIEETHKKAI from the coding sequence ATGCCTAAATTAAATAGTTTAGAGCAATTAGAATCGTTGATAAATGAACTCAAAGAAAAAGAAAATAAGAATAAAATTGTATTAAAAGTTGCTTTGGGAACTTGTGGTATCTCAGCAGGAGCTGATGAAACTTATGAAGAGCTTCTAAAAGAGGTAGAAGAAGAAAAATTAGAAAATATTGAAGTTATTAAGACAGGATGTTTAGGGTACTGCTATGCTGAGCCAACAGTAGAAGTTAATGAACCTGGCAAAGAACCAGTATTGTATGGTAACGTTACGAAATCGAAAGTAAAAGATCTTGTAAAAACCCATTTAGTGGAAGGAAAAATCGCAGAAGAATTGTTGATAGAGGAAACCCACAAAAAAGCAATTTGA
- a CDS encoding complex I 24 kDa subunit family protein, protein MDGLLESKLKDVETYLNSLDLTNKTEEERRSFLIEVLHKVQENLGYIPNEVQKLVAKKLKIPSSQVYGVVTFYNFFSTKPKGKYPISVCLGTACYVGGANEILDEFKKILNVEEEEVTEDGLFSIHPVRCLGACGLAPVVKIGEKVHGRLKRNDVRKIIREYRAKEKNS, encoded by the coding sequence ATGGATGGACTTCTTGAGAGTAAATTAAAAGACGTTGAAACTTATCTTAATTCACTCGATTTGACGAACAAAACCGAAGAAGAAAGAAGAAGTTTTCTGATTGAAGTTTTGCATAAAGTTCAAGAAAATCTAGGATATATCCCAAATGAAGTGCAAAAATTAGTGGCCAAAAAACTGAAGATCCCTTCTTCTCAAGTTTATGGTGTTGTGACTTTCTATAATTTTTTCTCCACAAAACCTAAAGGTAAGTATCCTATAAGCGTGTGCTTAGGAACAGCTTGTTACGTGGGAGGAGCAAATGAAATCTTAGACGAATTCAAAAAGATTTTAAATGTTGAGGAAGAAGAGGTAACCGAGGATGGATTATTTTCCATTCATCCGGTTAGGTGTTTAGGTGCTTGTGGTTTGGCACCGGTGGTAAAAATAGGGGAAAAAGTACATGGGAGACTTAAAAGAAACGATGTAAGAAAAATAATTAGAGAGTATAGAGCCAAAGAGAAAAATAGTTAA
- a CDS encoding Gfo/Idh/MocA family protein yields the protein MFKRLTYGMVGGSKDSQIGIVHRKAINLHGKAELVCGSFSRNFKNTLATGKELKIDEKRLYKNYEEMAEEESKRPDKIDFVSIVTPNSSHYEVAKKFLESGINVMCEKPLTITLKEAEELKQLARKNNLLFAVAYTFTGYSMLRYARELIKRGEIGEIRFINARYLSEWMAKVPFAGKNPRHEWRSDPKVSGVSNCVADIGVHVESVVSFLTGLKIKSLNARMDKFVEPDRLDDNASILINYDNGAEGIYWTSQIAMGHENTLDIGIYGTKGSIEWSQEHANYLKISKVNHPFITLSRGSEEVDDFIKNDYVTPGGHQEGYVEAFARVYDKFISAITKKKKGELLEQRDLDFPTVEDGVEGMRFIERCVESSEKGFSWVEF from the coding sequence ATGTTCAAAAGATTGACTTATGGAATGGTAGGTGGAAGTAAAGACTCTCAAATAGGTATAGTCCACAGAAAAGCTATAAATCTACACGGGAAGGCAGAATTAGTCTGTGGAAGCTTTTCTAGAAACTTCAAAAACACTTTGGCAACAGGCAAAGAGTTAAAAATAGATGAGAAAAGATTGTATAAAAATTATGAAGAAATGGCTGAGGAGGAGTCTAAAAGACCCGATAAAATAGATTTTGTATCCATTGTCACCCCCAACAGTTCACATTATGAAGTGGCAAAAAAATTTTTAGAATCTGGAATAAATGTGATGTGTGAAAAGCCGTTAACCATAACTCTAAAAGAAGCTGAAGAACTAAAACAGTTAGCAAGAAAAAACAATCTACTTTTTGCGGTTGCTTACACCTTTACAGGTTATTCAATGTTAAGATACGCCAGAGAGTTAATTAAAAGAGGGGAAATAGGTGAGATTAGATTTATCAATGCTCGATACTTAAGCGAGTGGATGGCAAAGGTCCCCTTTGCCGGTAAAAATCCTCGTCACGAGTGGAGATCGGATCCAAAAGTTTCGGGTGTATCCAACTGTGTCGCTGATATAGGGGTACATGTGGAAAGCGTAGTTTCTTTTTTAACAGGGTTGAAGATAAAGTCCTTAAATGCCAGAATGGACAAGTTTGTTGAGCCAGATAGGCTAGATGATAATGCATCTATACTAATAAATTATGATAATGGGGCAGAAGGCATATACTGGACATCTCAAATTGCTATGGGCCATGAAAATACTTTAGATATCGGTATATATGGAACAAAAGGATCTATAGAATGGTCACAAGAGCACGCAAATTATTTAAAGATCTCAAAAGTTAACCACCCTTTTATAACTTTATCAAGGGGAAGCGAAGAGGTTGATGATTTTATTAAAAACGATTATGTGACTCCTGGTGGGCATCAGGAAGGTTACGTTGAAGCATTTGCAAGGGTATACGATAAGTTTATAAGCGCAATTACAAAAAAGAAAAAAGGAGAACTTTTAGAACAAAGAGACTTAGATTTCCCCACTGTAGAAGACGGAGTGGAGGGAATGCGGTTTATAGAAAGGTGTGTAGAAAGTTCAGAAAAAGGCTTTAGTTGGGTAGAATTTTAA
- a CDS encoding Gfo/Idh/MocA family protein — translation MSKKITYGMVGGSIDSMIGEAHRNAILSDGRASIVSGCFSRDYKKTLKTGKKWGIKKDRLYENYLEMAEEESKKKNKIDFVVIATPNAFHYEIAKAFLEKGINVVCDKPLTTTVKEAEELKQLADDNDLLVCVTYSYVGYPVVSLARNKIEKGKLGEIRFVNVQYIQGWLAKKIEDENKQAQWRLDPNQSGLANTTADIGSHVENMVSYLTGKEIDSLCARLDTFGESRKLEDNSTVMINFKDKSKGLLFMSQIAVGENNNFSLSVFGSEATLKWSFNQANKLTILREDQKEEIVQNVNEIPGTNIGFKNTYSMFITDLINKKNGEIITNDNAHFQSVNAGLRGMSFIEKCVESSKNGSVWVKF, via the coding sequence ATGTCAAAAAAAATAACCTACGGAATGGTTGGTGGATCCATAGATTCTATGATAGGCGAAGCACATAGAAACGCAATATTATCAGATGGAAGGGCAAGCATAGTTAGTGGCTGTTTTTCAAGGGATTATAAAAAAACATTAAAAACAGGCAAAAAATGGGGTATAAAGAAAGATAGATTGTATGAAAATTACTTGGAAATGGCCGAAGAGGAGAGCAAAAAGAAAAATAAAATTGATTTTGTCGTTATTGCTACTCCGAATGCTTTCCACTATGAAATAGCTAAAGCCTTCTTAGAAAAAGGTATAAATGTTGTCTGCGATAAACCACTAACAACAACAGTAAAAGAAGCTGAAGAACTAAAACAGTTAGCAGATGATAACGATCTTTTGGTGTGTGTAACGTATTCATACGTGGGATATCCGGTGGTCTCGTTAGCGAGGAACAAAATAGAAAAAGGTAAGTTAGGTGAAATAAGATTCGTTAATGTACAATATATTCAAGGATGGCTTGCAAAAAAGATCGAAGATGAAAACAAACAAGCTCAATGGAGGTTGGATCCAAACCAAAGTGGTTTGGCTAATACTACAGCCGACATAGGCAGTCATGTGGAAAACATGGTTTCATATCTTACTGGAAAAGAGATCGATAGTTTGTGTGCACGCCTTGATACTTTCGGTGAATCAAGAAAATTGGAAGATAATTCCACCGTGATGATAAATTTCAAAGATAAAAGTAAGGGATTACTTTTTATGTCTCAAATTGCTGTTGGAGAGAACAACAATTTTAGTCTTTCTGTGTTTGGTTCAGAAGCTACATTGAAATGGAGTTTTAATCAAGCAAACAAATTAACGATTTTGCGTGAAGACCAAAAAGAAGAGATAGTTCAAAATGTGAATGAAATTCCTGGAACGAACATAGGTTTCAAAAATACTTATTCCATGTTTATCACCGATTTAATAAATAAAAAGAACGGTGAAATTATAACCAACGATAATGCCCATTTTCAAAGTGTAAATGCGGGATTAAGAGGGATGAGTTTTATTGAAAAATGTGTAGAAAGTTCAAAAAATGGGAGCGTTTGGGTAAAGTTTTAA
- a CDS encoding SDR family NAD(P)-dependent oxidoreductase translates to MAGRLEGKVAIITGAARGMGRAEAELFAKEGAKVVVADILENEAKEVADKINKDGFEAMAVKLDVTKADEWKKVVEQVTEKWGKVDVLVNNAGILSMNGVENASEEEWDRVMNINAKSQFLGIKYVLPAMKKVTKGSIINISSIYGLIGSGAAVAYHASKGASRLLTKTVAAELAKYNIRVNSIHPGVIRTPMTDELLKDEQSAKELLGTTVLGRPAEPEEVANGALFLASDESSFMTGSELVIDGGYTAL, encoded by the coding sequence ATGGCAGGAAGATTGGAAGGGAAAGTTGCTATTATTACAGGAGCCGCAAGAGGAATGGGAAGAGCTGAAGCTGAACTCTTTGCAAAAGAAGGGGCAAAGGTCGTTGTTGCAGATATTTTAGAGAACGAAGCAAAAGAGGTAGCAGATAAAATCAACAAAGATGGATTTGAAGCAATGGCTGTAAAACTTGATGTTACAAAAGCTGATGAATGGAAAAAAGTTGTTGAACAGGTAACAGAGAAATGGGGTAAGGTAGATGTTTTAGTAAACAATGCCGGTATTTTAAGCATGAATGGAGTAGAAAACGCCTCAGAAGAAGAATGGGATCGTGTAATGAACATAAACGCAAAGAGCCAATTTTTAGGTATAAAGTACGTGTTACCCGCAATGAAGAAAGTAACAAAGGGTTCTATAATCAATATTTCTTCTATTTATGGACTCATAGGTAGTGGAGCTGCTGTGGCGTACCATGCTTCAAAAGGTGCTTCAAGATTGTTAACAAAAACAGTTGCTGCTGAACTTGCTAAATACAACATTAGAGTAAATTCTATACATCCTGGTGTAATAAGAACACCGATGACTGACGAACTGTTAAAAGATGAACAATCCGCTAAAGAACTCCTTGGAACTACCGTATTGGGTAGACCTGCTGAACCTGAAGAAGTTGCCAATGGAGCATTATTCTTAGCTTCCGATGAATCCTCGTTCATGACAGGTTCTGAATTGGTTATTGATGGAGGATATACTGCATTATAA
- a CDS encoding thioredoxin family protein: MSLFEKKKKETTSCYGENHDTGGMAKPQHAKTGSASVKILGSGCPKCNQLEAATKGALQKLGMDTTIDHVTDFSEIAAYGVMATPALVVDGKVVSYGKVLKTEEIVEILQKVRS; this comes from the coding sequence ATGTCACTATTTGAAAAGAAAAAGAAAGAAACAACATCCTGCTACGGAGAAAACCATGATACAGGAGGCATGGCAAAGCCACAACATGCTAAAACTGGGAGTGCTAGCGTTAAAATACTTGGAAGCGGATGTCCGAAATGCAATCAACTTGAAGCGGCAACAAAAGGGGCTCTCCAGAAGCTTGGTATGGATACGACGATTGACCATGTAACAGATTTTTCGGAAATTGCGGCTTATGGTGTTATGGCAACCCCTGCTCTCGTTGTGGATGGGAAAGTGGTTTCTTATGGTAAAGTTTTAAAAACAGAAGAGATAGTGGAGATTCTTCAAAAAGTTAGGTCATGA